A single region of the Neomonachus schauinslandi chromosome 3, ASM220157v2, whole genome shotgun sequence genome encodes:
- the LOC110570304 gene encoding LOW QUALITY PROTEIN: peptidyl-prolyl cis-trans isomerase D-like (The sequence of the model RefSeq protein was modified relative to this genomic sequence to represent the inferred CDS: substituted 1 base at 1 genomic stop codon): protein MSHPSPQTKPSNPSNPRVLFDVDIGGDXVGRIVLELFADIVPKTAENFRVLYTGEKGIEPTTGKPLHFEGCRFHEIIKKFMIHGGYFSNQNGTGGKSIYGEKFDDENCDYKHDQEGLLSMANAGCNTNGSQFFITTAPTPHLDGKHVVFGQVIKGMGVARILENVEVKGEKPAKLCVIAECGELKEGDDWGVFSKDGSGDSHPDFREDADIDLKDVNKILLITEDVRNIGNIFFRSQNWEMAIKKYTEVLRYVEGSKATIEQADSSKLQPIVLSCVVNIGACKLKMSNWQGAIDSCLEALGIDPSNSKALYRRAQGWQGLKEYDQALADLKKAQEIAPEDKAIPAELLKVKQKIKAQKDKEKAAYAKILA, encoded by the coding sequence ATGTCGCACCCATCCCCCCAAACTAAGCCCTCCAACCCCAGTAACCCCAGAGTCTTATTTGATGTGGACATTGGAGGGGATTGAGTTGGTCGAATTGTCTTAGAATTGTTTGCAGATATTGTACCCAAAACTGCAGAAAATTTTCGTGTATTGTATACAGGAGAAAAAGGCATTGAACCCACCACTGGGAAACCTCTCCATTTCGAAGGATGCCGTTTCCatgaaattattaagaaatttaTGATTCATGGTGGATACTTCTCAAATCAAAATGGGACAGGTGGAAAAAGTATTTATGGTGAAAAATTTGACGATGAAAATTGCGATTATAAGCATGATCAGGAAGGTTTATTGAGCATGGCAAATGCAGGCTGCAATACAAATGGTTCTCAATTCTTTATCACAACAGCCCCAACTCCTCACTTGGATGGGAAACATGTGGTATTTGGCCAAGTAATTAAAGGAATGGGTGTGGCAAGGATACTGGAAAATGTAGAAGTGAAAGGTGAAAAACCTGCCAAATTGTGTGTTATTGCAGAATGCGGAGAATTGAAGGAAGGGGATGATTGGGGCGTATTCTCAAAAGATGGCTCTGGTGACAGTCATCCAGACTTCCGTGAGGATGCAGATATAGatttaaaagatgtaaataaaattttactaataACAGAAGATGtaagaaatattggaaatatttttttcagatctcAGAACTGGGAGATggccattaaaaaatatacagaagttTTAAGATATGTGGAAGGTTCAAAGGCTACTATTGAGCAAGCAGATAGTTCGAAGCTGCAACCTATAGTTTTAAGCTGCGTGGTGAATATTGGTGCTTGTAAACTGAAGATGTCAAATTGGCAGGGAGCAATCGACAGTTGTTTGGAGGCTCTTGGAATAGACCCATCCAATAGCAAAGCATTGTACCGTAGAGCTCAAGGATGGCAAGGATTAAAAGAATACGATCAAGCATTGGCTGATCTTAAGAAAGCTCAGGAGATAGCACCGGAAGATAAAGCTATCCCGGCAGAATTGCTGAAAgtcaaacaaaagataaaagcacaaaaagataaagagaaggcaGCGTATGCAAAAATACTTGCCTAG